Proteins encoded by one window of Cuniculiplasma divulgatum:
- a CDS encoding glycerophosphodiester phosphodiesterase, whose product MGFNIIGHRGVPDSFPENSMKSFQQAKNCGLYGIELDVQITKDSKIVVFHDSTLKRVTGAEGSVSDYSYSEISKLNLLESDQKIPLLGDVLKKFQDLKIFIELKTRDEFGNRINEGLETALHNTLQNFSKENLILISFDVVAIREMKEMNLNYRTGLDIGEETRIMLDSMLKSKVPGFIDCILPQFSLLSYPEYSELNRLGKKIIPWTINDKKELNVLRTMNIDTFLSDRGCDLLREIEEN is encoded by the coding sequence ATGGGATTCAACATCATTGGTCATAGAGGAGTACCTGATTCGTTTCCTGAGAACAGCATGAAATCGTTCCAGCAGGCGAAAAACTGCGGTTTATATGGCATAGAACTTGATGTACAGATCACTAAAGATAGCAAGATTGTCGTTTTCCATGATTCTACGCTTAAAAGGGTAACCGGTGCTGAAGGCTCTGTCAGCGACTATTCGTATTCAGAGATTTCTAAACTTAATTTACTGGAAAGTGATCAGAAGATACCTCTACTTGGAGATGTGCTGAAGAAATTCCAGGATTTGAAGATATTTATAGAACTTAAGACAAGGGATGAATTTGGGAACAGGATAAATGAGGGTCTCGAGACTGCACTTCATAACACCCTGCAGAATTTTAGCAAGGAGAATCTAATCCTGATATCCTTTGACGTCGTGGCCATAAGGGAAATGAAGGAGATGAACCTTAATTATAGAACAGGACTGGACATAGGCGAGGAAACCAGAATTATGCTGGATAGTATGCTGAAATCCAAGGTGCCAGGATTTATAGATTGCATTCTCCCTCAGTTTTCTTTGCTAAGTTATCCAGAATACAGTGAACTTAATAGACTGGGAAAGAAAATAATTCCGTGGACTATAAATGATAAAAAGGAACTAAATGTTTTAAGGACAATGAATATTGACACATTTCTCTCAGATCGTGGATGTGATCTCCTGAGAGAAATTGAAGAAAATTAA
- the ppdK gene encoding pyruvate, phosphate dikinase, which translates to MKEQGNRYIYTFEEGGKEMANLLGGKGAGLAEMKKLGLNVPDGFIITTKACIAYQKSNKMPEGLNDSIKENMKVLEKKTGKGFGSDKNPLLVSVRSGAPISMPGMMDTILNVGLNDRSLKGLTESTKNRRFALDSYRRLKQMFGTVVYNLPHDEFEEIIQEKKEKYGRKNDTDLKADELEEIGKEFDEVYKKHGKTFPQDPEKQLFLSIEAVFNSWNSPRAIAYREINKISNDLGTAVNIVSMVFGNTGNNSATGVAFTRNPNTGEKELFGEYLLNAQGEDVVAGIRTPRKISELEKQLPDAYRDFVKSAEILEKNYRDMQDMEFTIENGKFFMLQTRNGKRSARATVRIAVEMAKEGLITMEEAVLRVSPESLDILFHPQVKKSGKERVLGHGLAASPGAAIGQIVFSSDRAVELSRNKVKVILVRPETTADDVRGMSVSEGFLTQKGGMTSHAAVVSRAMGKPAVVGVESMKVNVRERSLTIDGTILREGDIITVDGTNGEFLLGVTDLEESQVGEHIEVLLKWSDTYRKLGIRSNANTPEEAIIARRNGGEGIGLARTERMFLGGDRIEIMRSMIMSKNAEDRQFNLTKLLPMQISDFTEFFRTMEGFPVIIRLLDPPLHEFLPDKEEVLNRIYSLKIKMIKANELKEIDELMTGINRENEMLGVIRSLEEFNPMLGFRGCRLGISFPEIYETQVRAIIRAAINVMSEGKKIIPEIMIPLVGTERELSILRERLEKVALDEKGHYNISYKFGTMIEIPRACVVADKIAAYADFFSFGTNDLTQMTFGYSRDDAEGKFMAKYLEEKIVPNDPFRTVDAEGVGELMKMAVERGRKGNKNLEIGICGEQGGDPETIEFCHKIGLDYVSASPYRIPIARLSAARAALKDKKK; encoded by the coding sequence ATGAAAGAACAGGGAAACAGGTATATTTATACTTTTGAAGAGGGAGGAAAGGAAATGGCAAACCTTCTGGGTGGCAAGGGAGCAGGTCTTGCAGAAATGAAAAAGCTGGGATTAAACGTTCCTGATGGTTTTATCATTACAACCAAAGCATGCATTGCCTATCAGAAGAGTAATAAGATGCCCGAAGGTCTAAATGATTCCATAAAAGAAAATATGAAGGTTCTGGAAAAAAAGACAGGAAAGGGTTTTGGTAGCGATAAAAATCCTCTACTTGTTTCAGTGAGATCAGGAGCACCCATTAGCATGCCTGGAATGATGGATACCATTCTGAATGTGGGTTTGAATGATAGATCTCTAAAAGGACTTACTGAATCCACTAAAAACAGAAGATTTGCCCTGGATTCCTATAGAAGGTTAAAGCAAATGTTTGGAACTGTTGTCTATAACCTGCCCCATGACGAGTTCGAGGAAATTATTCAGGAAAAAAAGGAAAAGTATGGAAGGAAAAATGATACCGATTTGAAGGCTGATGAACTGGAAGAGATAGGAAAGGAATTTGATGAAGTATACAAAAAACACGGGAAGACCTTTCCACAGGATCCTGAAAAACAGCTGTTTCTGTCCATAGAAGCAGTTTTTAATTCATGGAATTCACCAAGAGCAATTGCATATAGGGAGATCAATAAAATAAGCAATGATCTTGGAACAGCTGTAAACATCGTAAGCATGGTATTCGGTAACACAGGTAATAATTCAGCAACCGGTGTTGCGTTTACCAGAAACCCCAACACTGGAGAAAAAGAACTTTTCGGCGAATACCTTCTGAATGCACAGGGTGAGGATGTTGTAGCAGGAATAAGAACACCGAGAAAAATTTCAGAGCTAGAGAAACAGCTACCTGATGCCTACAGAGACTTTGTTAAATCAGCGGAAATCCTTGAAAAAAATTACAGAGACATGCAGGATATGGAATTCACAATTGAGAATGGAAAATTCTTCATGCTGCAGACAAGGAATGGTAAGAGAAGTGCAAGGGCCACTGTGAGGATAGCCGTTGAAATGGCAAAGGAAGGATTGATAACCATGGAGGAAGCAGTGTTAAGAGTTTCACCTGAATCTCTTGATATACTATTCCATCCACAGGTTAAGAAGAGTGGGAAGGAGAGAGTTCTGGGCCATGGACTTGCTGCCTCGCCGGGAGCAGCCATAGGGCAGATAGTATTTTCATCAGACAGGGCAGTGGAACTTTCTAGGAATAAGGTTAAGGTAATTCTGGTAAGACCAGAAACCACAGCAGATGATGTGAGAGGAATGTCAGTATCTGAAGGTTTCCTAACCCAGAAGGGTGGTATGACATCACATGCGGCTGTCGTCTCGAGAGCCATGGGAAAACCTGCAGTGGTTGGTGTAGAATCCATGAAGGTTAATGTCCGGGAAAGGTCTCTTACCATAGATGGAACCATTCTGAGAGAGGGTGATATTATAACCGTTGATGGTACCAATGGAGAATTCCTTCTTGGTGTTACAGATCTCGAGGAGTCTCAGGTAGGGGAGCACATAGAGGTTCTACTGAAGTGGTCTGATACATACAGAAAATTAGGTATAAGATCTAATGCCAATACTCCGGAGGAGGCAATAATTGCCAGGAGAAACGGTGGTGAGGGAATTGGGCTGGCCAGAACAGAGAGGATGTTTCTTGGTGGTGACAGAATAGAAATAATGAGATCTATGATTATGAGCAAAAATGCTGAAGACAGGCAGTTCAATCTCACAAAACTGCTTCCGATGCAGATTTCAGATTTCACAGAATTCTTCAGGACAATGGAAGGCTTCCCGGTGATCATAAGATTACTCGATCCGCCCCTGCACGAGTTCCTGCCAGATAAGGAGGAAGTGCTGAACAGGATATACTCACTGAAAATTAAAATGATAAAGGCAAACGAACTGAAAGAAATCGACGAGCTAATGACAGGTATAAATCGAGAGAATGAGATGCTGGGTGTTATTAGGTCGCTGGAAGAATTCAATCCAATGCTTGGATTCAGGGGATGCAGACTTGGGATAAGTTTCCCTGAGATTTATGAAACGCAGGTAAGGGCGATCATAAGGGCTGCAATAAACGTAATGAGCGAAGGAAAGAAGATCATACCTGAAATAATGATACCCCTTGTTGGCACGGAGAGAGAGCTATCGATTCTAAGGGAGAGATTGGAGAAGGTGGCTCTTGATGAAAAAGGTCACTACAATATCAGCTATAAATTTGGAACGATGATTGAGATACCAAGAGCTTGTGTGGTCGCAGATAAGATCGCTGCTTATGCTGATTTCTTTTCCTTTGGCACAAACGATCTGACTCAGATGACATTCGGTTACAGCAGAGACGATGCGGAGGGAAAATTCATGGCAAAATATCTCGAGGAAAAAATAGTACCAAATGATCCATTCAGGACTGTGGATGCCGAAGGTGTGGGCGAACTAATGAAGATGGCCGTGGAAAGAGGAAGAAAGGGAAACAAAAACCTTGAAATTGGGATATGTGGAGAACAGGGAGGAGACCCTGAAACAATAGAATTCTGCCATAAGATTGGACTGGATTATGTTTCGGCTTCTCCATACAGGATTCCAATTGCAAGATTATCAGCAGCCAGGGCAGCCTTGAAGGATAAGAAGAAATGA
- a CDS encoding ABC transporter ATP-binding protein: protein MQYNSLIECEKVSKTYGIFRKNRALDNVSLNIKKGEIVCIVGPNGAGKSTLLKILANVIANYQGRISVFGKIRYVPENSVYFQNMTGKENLNYYAKIFGKTKADVIKIMEKLDLKDSKVIANGYSKGMKRKLDIAKAMIAESDILLMDEPFDGLEPKICDELISYIMELKSAGYSFIISSHELSKVQKISDRIIFLNAGKIKTEESIVSNKYIYIEFEGEYNFSERIDDKSVEMIEKGENYTIIKIIEERPQWEVIANLISKGLKITSFSRESLESLYRRVYEK from the coding sequence ATGCAATATAATTCACTAATAGAGTGTGAGAAAGTTTCAAAAACATATGGAATTTTTAGAAAAAACCGGGCACTTGATAATGTAAGCTTAAACATAAAGAAGGGAGAAATTGTTTGCATAGTAGGACCAAACGGTGCAGGAAAAAGCACACTACTAAAAATACTGGCCAATGTAATTGCCAATTATCAGGGAAGAATCTCTGTCTTTGGAAAAATAAGATATGTCCCAGAAAATTCTGTGTATTTTCAAAACATGACTGGCAAAGAAAATCTAAACTACTATGCTAAAATATTTGGAAAAACTAAAGCAGATGTAATTAAAATCATGGAAAAATTAGATCTGAAGGATTCTAAAGTAATTGCAAATGGATATTCAAAGGGAATGAAGAGGAAGTTGGATATTGCCAAGGCAATGATAGCAGAGTCCGATATATTATTAATGGACGAGCCCTTCGATGGTCTGGAACCAAAGATATGTGACGAACTTATCTCATACATAATGGAGTTGAAATCTGCTGGGTACTCCTTTATAATTAGCAGTCATGAACTGTCAAAAGTTCAAAAAATCTCAGACAGGATAATATTTCTCAACGCGGGAAAAATCAAAACAGAGGAAAGTATTGTATCAAATAAATATATTTATATCGAGTTTGAAGGTGAATACAATTTTTCAGAGCGTATAGATGATAAGAGTGTGGAAATGATAGAAAAAGGAGAAAATTATACAATTATAAAGATAATTGAAGAAAGACCGCAATGGGAGGTAATAGCAAATCTTATTTCCAAAGGTTTAAAAATTACCTCATTTTCCAGGGAATCCCTTGAATCCCTTTACAGGAGGGTATATGAAAAATAA
- the guaB gene encoding IMP dehydrogenase — translation MYTEKLSKAKEGLTFDDVLVMPRRSPIEPRETEIKSVFSKRIKLNTPIISSPMDTVTEWEMAVAMSRIGGIGIIHRNMSRNEEATMVRRVKRAESLIIRNVHTIDQETPISVARNIMETKGIAGFPVVVGEKLVGIVTKRDMEFSERKEGKVKEIMTKDVVFAEDNIDPEEARKILYDHRIEKLPLVDKYHKVVGLITSKDITTRHKFPLASRDDKGQLMVGAAVGPFDIDRATLMEKEGADVIVIDTAHAHNENVLTAIKKLKKELSVDIVVGNIATADAAKDLISCEVDGLKVGIGPGSICTTRVVAGIGVPQITAIGDVADVASEFGVPVIADGGIRFSGDIVKAIAAGADCVMLGSLLAGTDESPGNEMIINGRKYKTYRGMGSMGALSKGSDRYGKFSGSKFVAEGVEGAVPYRGKVEEVVYQLSGGIRAGMGYAGCRNVQELKQKTSFVRITNNGLTESHPHDIRVVSEPPNYQLFQN, via the coding sequence ATGTATACAGAAAAACTTTCTAAAGCAAAGGAAGGATTAACTTTTGACGATGTACTTGTAATGCCAAGAAGATCACCTATTGAACCAAGAGAAACAGAGATAAAAAGTGTGTTTTCAAAGCGTATTAAACTCAACACTCCCATCATATCTTCTCCAATGGATACCGTGACTGAATGGGAAATGGCCGTAGCAATGTCAAGAATCGGTGGAATAGGAATTATACATAGAAACATGTCAAGAAATGAAGAAGCGACCATGGTAAGAAGGGTAAAGAGAGCAGAATCACTTATAATTAGAAACGTTCACACCATAGATCAGGAAACTCCAATTAGTGTTGCAAGAAATATAATGGAGACAAAGGGAATAGCTGGATTTCCAGTCGTTGTTGGAGAAAAACTTGTTGGTATTGTTACAAAAAGAGACATGGAATTTTCTGAAAGGAAAGAGGGAAAGGTAAAAGAAATCATGACAAAAGACGTGGTCTTTGCTGAGGACAATATTGACCCTGAAGAAGCGAGGAAAATCCTTTATGATCACAGAATAGAAAAGCTTCCGCTGGTTGATAAATATCACAAGGTAGTCGGGTTGATAACTTCAAAAGACATAACTACAAGACACAAATTTCCTCTGGCTTCCAGAGATGATAAAGGTCAGCTGATGGTAGGTGCAGCAGTAGGGCCTTTTGATATCGATAGGGCAACACTTATGGAGAAAGAAGGTGCTGATGTTATAGTTATTGACACTGCACATGCACATAATGAAAACGTATTGACAGCCATAAAAAAACTGAAAAAGGAATTATCAGTAGATATTGTGGTGGGAAACATTGCAACAGCAGATGCAGCAAAAGATCTGATTTCCTGTGAAGTGGACGGCCTAAAGGTAGGTATTGGTCCAGGTTCTATATGCACAACAAGGGTGGTTGCAGGTATCGGCGTTCCGCAAATAACAGCCATTGGGGATGTAGCAGATGTTGCCTCTGAATTTGGTGTACCGGTTATTGCAGATGGTGGAATTAGGTTTTCCGGAGATATAGTTAAGGCAATAGCTGCAGGCGCAGATTGCGTTATGCTTGGTTCATTATTAGCAGGTACAGACGAGAGCCCGGGAAACGAAATGATAATTAACGGGAGAAAATATAAAACCTACAGAGGAATGGGTTCTATGGGGGCCCTTAGCAAAGGCTCTGACAGATACGGTAAATTTTCGGGAAGTAAGTTTGTGGCCGAGGGTGTTGAGGGTGCTGTTCCATATAGAGGAAAGGTAGAAGAGGTAGTGTATCAGCTTTCTGGTGGAATAAGGGCAGGTATGGGTTATGCAGGATGCAGGAACGTTCAGGAACTGAAACAGAAAACATCATTTGTGAGAATAACCAATAATGGATTAACAGAAAGCCATCCGCACGACATAAGGGTTGTTTCTGAGCCTCCAAACTATCAACTATTTCAGAACTGA
- the coaBC gene encoding bifunctional phosphopantothenoylcysteine decarboxylase/phosphopantothenate--cysteine ligase CoaBC produces the protein MEINELLSGKNIVMIVSGSISAYRTPDIVRDLKRSGARIRVVLTDSATQIIGKETMEWASEEPIITNLTGNMEHISLFDGDRSNTILLVCPSTYNMIGKFAGGIADDTASTIFANALGTGIRTVIVPAMHMEMYESPILQENIVRLKGFGVDFVSPRVEDGKAKIMWSEEIIDTIVRRGNNSRTILIISGKSEVSIDPVRSLTNRSSGYTGVCIAREAYRDGYGRIIYVGNSEHRIPYYCEFIKCEQTDDYYRIVEESIRDQKIDLIAIPAALSDFTVEKSEKKIRSEKSVNLVMKPREKLVDKMEGVMKKFNLNIPIIRFKLTDRNYVPEDSDQVTVVNLVQERPFGISRNKYIIYDGEKKLMEKEMEKEELASILIKIGDGIIEER, from the coding sequence ATGGAAATCAACGAACTTTTGAGTGGTAAGAATATAGTAATGATTGTTAGTGGTAGTATTTCTGCTTACAGAACCCCGGACATTGTGAGGGACCTGAAAAGGAGTGGTGCAAGAATAAGGGTCGTATTAACTGATAGTGCAACACAGATCATTGGAAAAGAAACCATGGAGTGGGCCTCAGAAGAACCTATAATAACTAACTTAACAGGCAATATGGAGCATATTAGTCTTTTCGATGGGGATAGATCAAATACCATTCTTCTTGTGTGCCCTTCCACGTACAATATGATCGGTAAATTCGCGGGAGGAATTGCTGACGATACTGCAAGCACAATATTCGCAAACGCTCTTGGCACCGGGATAAGAACCGTGATCGTACCGGCAATGCACATGGAAATGTATGAGAGCCCTATTCTTCAGGAAAATATTGTCAGGCTTAAGGGCTTTGGAGTGGATTTTGTTTCCCCCAGAGTAGAAGATGGCAAAGCAAAGATAATGTGGTCTGAAGAGATTATAGATACAATAGTTAGAAGAGGTAACAACAGTAGAACCATTTTGATCATTTCTGGCAAAAGTGAGGTTTCAATTGATCCTGTTAGATCCCTGACAAACAGGAGTTCCGGTTATACTGGTGTATGCATTGCCAGAGAGGCATATCGTGATGGTTATGGCAGGATCATTTATGTGGGGAATTCTGAACACAGGATTCCCTATTATTGTGAATTTATAAAATGTGAACAGACAGATGACTATTACAGAATAGTTGAAGAATCTATAAGAGATCAAAAAATAGATCTCATAGCAATACCTGCCGCACTTTCAGACTTTACTGTAGAAAAGAGTGAAAAAAAGATAAGAAGTGAAAAATCTGTAAATCTGGTTATGAAACCTAGAGAGAAACTTGTAGATAAAATGGAAGGAGTCATGAAAAAATTCAATCTTAACATTCCTATAATCAGATTCAAGCTAACAGACAGAAATTATGTACCTGAAGATTCAGATCAGGTAACAGTGGTGAATCTTGTTCAGGAAAGGCCCTTTGGCATAAGCAGGAACAAATATATCATTTATGATGGAGAAAAAAAGTTGATGGAGAAGGAGATGGAAAAGGAAGAACTGGCTTCAATACTAATTAAGATAGGTGATGGAATCATTGAAGAACGTTGA
- a CDS encoding glycerol-3-phosphate dehydrogenase/oxidase, which translates to MQDAITPPFNRDTRENCINTQDQDIYDVAIIGGGITGAGVANILSENGVKVILLERNDFASGTSSGSSKLIHGGLRYLAEFRFREVKTLLRERDYLARNTNIVKYMNFRILIDPYSWKKRTMRAGLFIYNILSKRISVPRMSKNNGEYGKEVAGYFTYRDAFSDDCRLTIYNIVSSVIHGAKCLNYCEVLNATPTENLIELRVMDRVKNREFNVKARICINAAGPWSGQVYRNLENGNNVNLRLSKGIHIVVPHEKAPTTDAIVFRSHLDRRQMFIIPRGEVTIIGTTDNFVDDPNDFNISEIDVDYIIQSARRIYKDLEKNDISYSFAGIRPLYGNGDNPGSISRGLTVKYDKYFINIFGGKLTDYRSAARKVAKIYEKLSGRKINIKNMPVIDYERPDLNGERLYRYEMEHECAIFSEDIIRRREAFDVYRVDRGASEIDVINRMMRDENSH; encoded by the coding sequence ATGCAGGATGCAATCACTCCCCCCTTTAACAGAGATACAAGAGAGAATTGTATCAACACTCAGGATCAGGATATTTACGATGTTGCCATAATCGGTGGAGGCATTACTGGTGCAGGTGTGGCCAATATACTTTCCGAGAATGGTGTTAAAGTTATCTTACTTGAACGAAATGATTTTGCTTCTGGTACCAGTTCTGGGTCTTCCAAACTGATACATGGCGGATTAAGGTATCTTGCAGAATTTAGATTTCGCGAAGTTAAAACTTTACTCAGGGAAAGAGATTATCTGGCAAGAAACACGAATATAGTGAAATATATGAATTTCAGGATATTGATAGATCCATATTCGTGGAAAAAAAGGACTATGAGAGCAGGACTTTTTATCTATAATATTTTGAGCAAACGAATAAGTGTTCCCAGAATGTCAAAAAATAATGGAGAGTATGGAAAGGAAGTCGCTGGATATTTCACCTATAGAGATGCTTTCTCCGATGACTGCAGATTGACCATATACAATATTGTATCTTCAGTAATTCACGGGGCAAAATGCTTAAATTACTGCGAAGTTCTCAATGCCACTCCTACTGAAAATTTGATTGAACTAAGGGTAATGGACAGAGTTAAGAATCGCGAATTCAATGTTAAAGCACGGATTTGTATAAATGCAGCTGGTCCCTGGTCGGGTCAGGTTTATAGAAATCTGGAAAATGGTAATAATGTTAATCTCAGGCTAAGTAAGGGGATTCATATTGTTGTGCCTCATGAAAAGGCTCCAACCACAGATGCTATAGTTTTCAGAAGTCATCTGGATAGGAGACAGATGTTCATAATACCCAGAGGAGAAGTTACGATCATTGGCACAACTGATAACTTTGTTGATGATCCTAATGATTTCAATATTTCAGAGATAGATGTGGATTATATAATTCAGAGTGCTAGGCGCATTTATAAGGACCTGGAAAAAAATGATATAAGCTATTCCTTTGCTGGAATAAGGCCCCTGTATGGAAATGGTGATAATCCTGGGTCTATTTCAAGAGGTTTAACTGTGAAATATGACAAGTATTTCATTAACATATTTGGTGGAAAACTCACAGATTACAGATCGGCGGCCAGGAAAGTCGCAAAAATATACGAAAAATTGAGTGGTAGAAAAATTAATATAAAAAACATGCCGGTAATTGATTATGAGAGACCTGATCTAAATGGAGAGAGACTCTACAGGTATGAAATGGAACACGAATGCGCGATATTTTCAGAGGATATTATAAGAAGAAGGGAAGCTTTTGATGTGTATAGAGTAGACAGGGGAGCTTCAGAAATTGATGTTATAAATAGAATGATGAGGGATGAAAATTCTCACTAA
- a CDS encoding alpha/beta fold hydrolase — protein MYRHTLQTSHGKVSFLFREGEKYIILLHGLGGLGNNFMKISSCIPESYGVILPDLLGHGQSAKPHDIKVSDQAEMIHELIDGLDVSEFFMGGNSYGGWVALFYEIKYGDSQGLILIDNAGINPTVGDQGQESVEKFMLRLERVSPKNDMEIMREIVENNTGSQCKVNEEMLKTIKKRTLILWGEKDQMIPVEYGIQMNHNMQGSKLEIIKDGTHTPHVSSSENVCRSIINFLDGE, from the coding sequence ATGTACAGACATACCCTGCAAACTTCCCATGGAAAGGTTTCTTTCCTTTTCAGGGAGGGCGAAAAATACATCATACTTTTACATGGCCTTGGAGGTCTTGGCAACAACTTTATGAAAATATCATCCTGTATTCCCGAATCATATGGCGTTATTCTACCTGATCTCCTTGGACATGGGCAATCGGCTAAACCTCATGATATTAAAGTTTCAGATCAGGCCGAAATGATCCATGAACTCATAGACGGTCTGGATGTCAGTGAGTTCTTTATGGGAGGAAACTCATATGGTGGCTGGGTTGCCCTTTTTTACGAAATCAAGTATGGAGATTCTCAGGGACTGATCCTGATTGATAATGCAGGAATAAACCCCACAGTTGGTGATCAGGGTCAGGAAAGCGTGGAAAAATTTATGCTTCGGCTTGAAAGGGTAAGTCCTAAAAACGACATGGAAATAATGAGGGAAATAGTAGAAAATAATACTGGAAGCCAATGTAAGGTAAATGAAGAAATGCTAAAAACGATCAAAAAGAGAACACTTATTTTATGGGGAGAAAAAGATCAAATGATCCCTGTTGAGTATGGAATACAAATGAACCATAACATGCAGGGTTCAAAACTGGAAATCATCAAGGATGGCACACACACCCCTCATGTATCATCAAGTGAAAATGTATGTCGGTCAATAATTAATTTTCTTGACGGGGAATGA
- a CDS encoding carbon-nitrogen hydrolase family protein: MKNVDITGYQLEIMKKEQFIEGSIDISGEFIKNSIVVFPERFIIDPVDEQRDSDLFETFREISRRVTLIAGSLIVRERESLYNRSYVYHKGRMVGYQDKIVPFNREKSRITPGRVIKVFSGEDLTFSVPVCYDLDFPFFSKISSLNGVRIIFNPSLIRRDFHEEWHQYMVTRALENRIAVLSLNSLTEQFNGDSVFVQTYVEDDGVRIKKTNFGKERRKSVSFSTGNINDKFTQRHEEDPGIYSFPVKKINY; this comes from the coding sequence TTGAAGAACGTTGATATTACCGGATATCAGTTAGAAATAATGAAGAAGGAACAGTTTATTGAAGGATCCATTGATATATCTGGTGAATTTATAAAAAACTCCATTGTTGTCTTCCCAGAGAGATTTATAATTGATCCTGTGGATGAACAGAGGGATTCTGACCTTTTTGAAACTTTTAGGGAAATTTCAAGGAGAGTAACCTTAATAGCAGGTTCGTTGATTGTGAGAGAAAGAGAAAGCTTATACAACAGGTCGTATGTTTATCACAAAGGCAGGATGGTTGGATATCAGGACAAAATAGTACCATTTAACAGGGAAAAATCGAGGATTACTCCAGGAAGGGTTATAAAGGTATTCTCAGGAGAAGATTTAACATTTTCAGTGCCAGTTTGTTATGATCTTGATTTTCCATTCTTCTCAAAGATAAGTTCACTAAATGGTGTTAGAATAATCTTCAACCCATCACTGATTCGCAGAGATTTTCATGAGGAATGGCACCAGTATATGGTTACAAGGGCACTGGAGAACAGGATTGCAGTTTTATCACTTAATTCCCTTACGGAACAGTTCAACGGGGATTCCGTATTTGTCCAGACCTATGTAGAAGATGACGGTGTAAGAATTAAAAAAACAAATTTTGGGAAGGAAAGAAGGAAAAGTGTTTCCTTCAGCACTGGAAATATAAATGATAAATTCACTCAAAGACACGAAGAAGATCCGGGTATCTATTCATTCCCCGTCAAGAAAATTAATTATTGA
- a CDS encoding PaaI family thioesterase, producing the protein MSPESRLRTLIESDNFMKNFKIEILSEKNGEVKLKIILEDRFMRMGDVVNGGIIAGLFDISGALSVFTIPGVFNAFTLSLNITFLTPLTGDYCIITSRVNREGGRHAFIEMSIDDQSDNTVATAHGIWAISR; encoded by the coding sequence ATGTCTCCTGAATCAAGACTCAGAACGCTTATAGAATCTGATAATTTCATGAAAAATTTCAAAATTGAGATTCTCTCAGAGAAAAATGGAGAGGTAAAACTAAAAATCATTCTTGAAGATCGATTTATGAGGATGGGTGATGTTGTTAACGGAGGTATAATTGCAGGATTATTCGATATTTCTGGCGCTCTTTCAGTATTCACCATTCCAGGTGTCTTCAATGCATTCACGCTCTCTCTTAACATTACATTTCTCACACCACTCACCGGAGATTACTGCATCATAACATCCAGGGTTAATAGAGAAGGTGGTAGACATGCCTTTATAGAAATGAGCATTGATGATCAGAGTGATAATACAGTGGCAACTGCACACGGAATATGGGCCATATCAAGGTGA